From Haloglomus litoreum, the proteins below share one genomic window:
- a CDS encoding cupin domain-containing protein: protein MKHIDIDDVTQEPHPMGVNQDRRVVSDALDADDVAVLRFDLAPGEQFSGGLHTHHDQEEVFYVLEGTATWDVGPDPDADHAEGHASERPETEEVTVEAGEVVRFPPGQFQCGRNKSDERVVGLAVAAPGTQHDWEALESFAPCGGDCDGITSHGVRQPDAEGMVVYCNECGTELQVA, encoded by the coding sequence ATGAAGCACATCGACATCGACGACGTGACCCAGGAGCCTCACCCGATGGGCGTCAACCAGGACCGGCGGGTCGTCTCGGACGCGCTGGACGCGGACGACGTGGCCGTCCTCAGATTCGACCTCGCCCCCGGCGAGCAGTTCTCCGGCGGCCTCCACACCCACCACGACCAGGAGGAGGTCTTCTACGTCCTCGAGGGGACCGCCACCTGGGACGTCGGGCCCGACCCCGACGCGGACCACGCCGAGGGCCACGCGAGCGAGCGACCCGAGACGGAGGAGGTCACCGTCGAGGCCGGTGAGGTCGTCCGGTTCCCGCCGGGCCAGTTCCAGTGCGGCCGGAACAAGTCCGACGAGCGCGTGGTGGGGCTAGCCGTCGCGGCGCCCGGCACGCAACACGACTGGGAGGCGCTGGAGTCGTTCGCCCCGTGCGGGGGCGACTGCGACGGCATCACCAGCCACGGCGTCCGCCAGCCCGATGCCGAGGGGATGGTCGTCTACTGCAACGAGTGCGGCACCGAACTGCAGGTCGCCTGA
- a CDS encoding DUF2061 domain-containing protein, with the protein MTSTLGGLVSDRPHQALSRAVVKTALYRVLMVVVSVAVAYLVVGDVSAALSIGLATNVVKTVTYYGYERLWDRIAWGIPTAE; encoded by the coding sequence ATGACATCGACGCTCGGCGGCCTGGTCAGCGACCGACCCCATCAGGCACTGTCGCGCGCGGTCGTGAAGACGGCGCTCTACCGGGTGCTGATGGTCGTCGTGTCGGTGGCGGTCGCCTATCTCGTGGTCGGCGACGTGTCGGCGGCGCTCAGCATCGGCCTCGCCACGAACGTCGTGAAGACGGTGACGTACTACGGGTACGAGCGGCTCTGGGACCGTATCGCGTGGGGCATCCCCACGGCCGAGTGA
- a CDS encoding pyridoxal phosphate-dependent aminotransferase, translating to MTGFSSRVEQVSISGIREVFEAAGEDAINLGLGQPDFPTPDHAKQAAVEAIQSGKSDAYTSNKGTLELREAIADKHARDNDLDVDPENVIATAGGSEALHIALEAHVDQGQEVLFPDPGFVSYEALTHLAGGEPVPVELREDLTMAPADVEAAITDDTAAFVVNSPANPTGAVQSVADMREFARIADEHDVLCISDEVYGRIVFEGEHRSPMEFAESDNVVVVDACSKTYSMTGWRLGWVTGSHERIERMLRVHQYCQACASAPSQYAAEAGLSGPQDPVDEMVAAFEARRDVLLDGLTDMGLDVPTPQGAFYAMPRVPDGWVDEVIDRGVVVVPGEAFGANGAGHARISYATDMETLKEAIEIMGAATEAVQ from the coding sequence ATGACCGGGTTCTCATCGCGAGTCGAGCAGGTCTCCATCAGCGGCATCCGCGAGGTGTTCGAGGCGGCCGGCGAGGACGCCATCAACCTCGGGCTGGGCCAGCCCGACTTCCCGACGCCCGACCACGCCAAGCAGGCGGCCGTCGAGGCCATCCAGTCCGGAAAGAGCGACGCCTACACCTCCAACAAGGGCACCCTCGAACTCCGCGAGGCCATCGCCGACAAGCACGCCCGCGACAACGACCTCGATGTCGACCCGGAGAACGTCATCGCCACCGCGGGCGGGAGCGAGGCGCTCCACATCGCGCTGGAGGCGCACGTCGACCAGGGCCAGGAGGTCCTCTTCCCGGACCCCGGCTTCGTCTCCTACGAGGCGCTCACGCACCTCGCGGGCGGCGAGCCGGTTCCCGTCGAACTCCGCGAGGACCTGACGATGGCCCCGGCCGACGTGGAGGCCGCCATCACCGACGACACCGCGGCGTTCGTCGTCAACTCGCCCGCCAACCCGACCGGCGCGGTCCAGTCCGTCGCGGACATGCGCGAGTTCGCGCGCATCGCCGACGAGCACGACGTGCTGTGTATCTCCGACGAGGTGTACGGCCGCATCGTCTTCGAGGGCGAGCACCGCTCGCCGATGGAGTTCGCCGAGAGCGACAACGTGGTCGTGGTCGACGCCTGCTCGAAGACCTACTCGATGACCGGCTGGCGGCTCGGCTGGGTCACGGGCAGCCACGAGCGCATCGAGCGGATGCTCCGGGTCCACCAGTACTGCCAGGCCTGCGCGTCGGCCCCCTCCCAGTACGCCGCCGAGGCTGGGCTCTCGGGCCCACAGGACCCGGTCGACGAGATGGTCGCCGCCTTCGAGGCACGCCGTGACGTGCTCCTCGACGGGCTGACCGACATGGGACTCGACGTGCCCACGCCGCAGGGCGCGTTCTACGCGATGCCCCGCGTCCCCGACGGCTGGGTCGACGAGGTCATCGACCGCGGTGTGGTCGTGGTCCCGGGCGAGGCGTTCGGCGCGAACGGCGCCGGGCACGCCCGCATCTCCTACGCGACGGACATGGAGACGCTGAAGGAGGCCATCGAGATCATGGGCGCGGCGACCGAGGCCGTGCAGTAG
- a CDS encoding aldehyde ferredoxin oxidoreductase family protein, whose product MIHNRGPLLSIDVGKRTTQEEDISEVNEQFIGGRGVGTRLAHERIPFDADPLGPENRLVFATGPLQTAMTSFTGRMSVTGLSPLTDGLLSSNAGGYMSRPFAGTGNAAVEITGASDDLVGIHVTDEGVEFEEVGGLAGATTSEALEHIEESRGLDEGHTAVVGPAGENGVRFASIITSESRAFGRGGLGAVLGSKNVKFLTFDGDSPPEIDLNEELGREVHKEASTSGSPMKDAGTVSVSDYANAVNALPTRYFEDQSFEHLDKIGSGAVMEHKYKKGTCSQCAFACKLPTKDEESGIVTEGPEYETMMSFGSNADNDDFVAIMEANQLCDELGMDTISCGDAVSAYLKSEGELGNEELMVETVEKIAAREGIGDTLAEGIDRCHEELGVENWTMKGMEFAAHDGRALNGQGLSFATANRGADHMYAEMYQLEYPLVAPNEALDKEGVAGKSDRLIEQENKNAVHDAGVLCKFAGSNFDHERYEQLFDASWDQLMDVGSRIVELERHFNSKRGFDRSDDDALPYELEGLDEELSNYYDLRGWNDDGTVPDANVSESGGAAPADD is encoded by the coding sequence ATGATTCACAATCGCGGCCCGCTCCTCAGCATCGATGTCGGGAAGCGGACGACGCAGGAGGAGGACATCAGCGAGGTGAACGAGCAGTTCATCGGCGGGCGCGGCGTCGGCACGCGGCTCGCGCACGAGCGCATCCCGTTCGACGCGGACCCGCTCGGCCCGGAGAACCGGCTCGTCTTCGCCACCGGCCCGCTCCAGACCGCGATGACCTCGTTCACCGGCCGGATGTCGGTGACGGGCCTCTCGCCGCTCACGGACGGCCTGCTCTCCTCGAACGCCGGCGGCTACATGTCCCGGCCGTTCGCCGGCACGGGGAACGCTGCCGTCGAGATCACGGGTGCCAGCGACGACCTCGTCGGCATCCACGTCACGGACGAGGGCGTCGAGTTCGAGGAGGTCGGTGGGTTGGCGGGCGCGACGACCAGCGAGGCCCTCGAACACATCGAGGAGTCCCGGGGGCTGGACGAGGGCCACACTGCCGTCGTCGGGCCGGCCGGCGAGAACGGCGTCCGATTCGCTTCGATCATCACCAGCGAGTCCCGCGCGTTCGGCCGTGGCGGGCTGGGCGCCGTCCTCGGGTCGAAGAACGTGAAGTTCCTCACCTTCGACGGCGACTCTCCGCCGGAGATCGACCTGAACGAGGAACTCGGTCGCGAGGTCCACAAGGAGGCCTCCACGTCGGGCAGTCCGATGAAGGACGCCGGCACGGTGTCGGTCTCGGACTACGCGAACGCCGTCAACGCGCTCCCCACCCGGTACTTCGAGGACCAGTCGTTCGAGCACCTCGACAAGATCGGTTCCGGCGCCGTGATGGAGCACAAGTACAAGAAGGGGACCTGCTCGCAGTGCGCGTTCGCGTGCAAGCTCCCGACGAAGGACGAGGAGTCCGGCATCGTCACCGAGGGCCCGGAGTACGAGACGATGATGTCGTTCGGCTCGAACGCCGACAACGACGACTTCGTCGCCATCATGGAGGCCAACCAGCTCTGTGACGAGCTGGGGATGGACACCATCTCGTGCGGTGACGCCGTCTCGGCGTACCTCAAGAGCGAGGGCGAACTCGGCAACGAGGAGCTGATGGTCGAGACCGTCGAGAAGATCGCCGCCCGCGAGGGCATCGGCGACACGCTCGCGGAGGGCATCGACCGCTGCCACGAGGAACTCGGCGTCGAGAACTGGACGATGAAGGGGATGGAGTTCGCCGCCCACGACGGTCGCGCGCTCAACGGCCAGGGACTCTCGTTCGCCACCGCGAACCGCGGCGCCGACCACATGTACGCCGAGATGTACCAGCTGGAGTACCCGCTGGTCGCGCCCAACGAGGCGCTGGACAAGGAGGGTGTCGCCGGCAAGTCCGACCGCCTCATCGAGCAGGAGAACAAGAACGCCGTCCACGACGCGGGCGTCCTCTGCAAGTTCGCCGGCTCCAACTTCGACCACGAGCGCTACGAGCAGCTGTTCGACGCCTCGTGGGACCAGCTGATGGACGTCGGGAGCCGCATCGTCGAACTGGAGCGCCACTTCAACTCGAAGCGCGGCTTCGACCGGAGCGACGACGACGCGCTCCCGTACGAACTGGAGGGCCTCGACGAGGAGCTGTCGAACTACTACGACCTGCGCGGCTGGAACGACGACGGCACCGTCCCGGACGCGAACGTCTCCGAGAGCGGCGGCGCGGCACCCGCCGACGACTGA
- the proS gene encoding proline--tRNA ligase produces the protein MSDADDGDGQELGITESKSHKPGEWYAEVVQKAELADYAPMGGFIVTRPRGYAIWERIQEHLDGWFKDSGVQNAYFPLFIPESYLEKEKDIVEGFDPEVAWVEKAGHEELEERLAVRPTSESIITPFIAQWVRSHRDLPMRLNQWCSVVRWEATDTKPFFRTKEFLWQEGHTAHATEESAWDETMTRLGQYERLYEEVMAIPGLTGRKPDHDKFPGAHTTTTIEALMPDGKSVQAGTSHYLGTSFAEAYDVTYTDEDEDERVAHTTSWGLSWRAMGALIMTHSDDQGLVLPPALAPEQVVVVPIWQEDTREEVLEYSAELAAELDEEFRVHLDDRDERNPGFKYNEWELKGVPLRIEVGPNEVEDGEATLVHRPDGENEVADRDDITGAVGDALDTVYAKLYAAAEETLEENVREAHGRNEILGTLGQHGGYVKTGWCGDEACETEIKDQIAAEIVMVPLDRDEEPVHETCGVCEEEAEETAYFAKNY, from the coding sequence ATGAGCGACGCCGACGACGGCGACGGACAGGAACTCGGCATCACCGAGTCCAAATCGCACAAGCCCGGCGAGTGGTACGCGGAGGTCGTCCAGAAGGCCGAACTGGCGGACTACGCGCCGATGGGCGGCTTCATCGTTACGCGACCGCGGGGCTACGCCATCTGGGAGCGCATCCAGGAGCACCTCGACGGCTGGTTCAAGGACTCCGGCGTCCAGAACGCCTACTTCCCGCTGTTCATCCCCGAGTCCTACCTGGAGAAGGAGAAGGACATCGTCGAGGGGTTCGACCCGGAGGTCGCGTGGGTCGAGAAGGCGGGTCACGAGGAGCTCGAGGAGCGGCTCGCGGTCCGGCCGACCAGCGAGTCCATCATCACGCCGTTCATCGCACAGTGGGTCCGCTCGCACCGCGACCTCCCGATGCGGCTCAACCAGTGGTGCTCGGTCGTCCGGTGGGAGGCCACCGACACGAAGCCGTTCTTCCGGACGAAGGAGTTCCTCTGGCAGGAGGGCCACACCGCCCACGCCACCGAGGAGAGTGCGTGGGACGAGACGATGACCCGCCTGGGCCAGTACGAGCGCCTCTACGAGGAGGTGATGGCCATCCCCGGGCTCACCGGCCGCAAGCCCGACCACGACAAGTTCCCGGGCGCGCACACCACGACGACCATCGAGGCGCTGATGCCCGACGGTAAGTCCGTGCAGGCCGGCACGTCCCACTACCTCGGCACCTCCTTCGCGGAGGCGTACGACGTGACCTACACCGACGAGGACGAGGACGAGCGGGTCGCCCACACCACCTCGTGGGGGCTCTCCTGGCGCGCGATGGGCGCGCTCATCATGACCCACTCCGACGACCAGGGCCTGGTCCTGCCCCCGGCACTCGCGCCCGAACAGGTCGTGGTCGTCCCCATCTGGCAGGAGGATACCCGCGAGGAGGTGCTGGAGTACAGCGCCGAACTCGCCGCCGAACTGGACGAGGAGTTCCGCGTCCACCTCGACGACCGCGACGAGCGCAACCCCGGCTTCAAGTACAACGAGTGGGAGCTGAAGGGCGTCCCCCTCCGCATCGAGGTCGGCCCGAACGAGGTCGAGGACGGGGAAGCAACGCTCGTCCACCGCCCCGACGGGGAGAACGAGGTCGCCGACCGCGACGACATCACCGGGGCCGTCGGCGACGCACTCGATACGGTGTACGCGAAGCTGTACGCCGCCGCCGAGGAGACCCTGGAGGAGAACGTCCGCGAGGCCCACGGCCGCAACGAGATCCTCGGCACCCTCGGCCAGCACGGCGGCTACGTCAAGACCGGCTGGTGTGGCGACGAGGCCTGCGAGACCGAGATCAAGGACCAGATCGCCGCCGAGATCGTGATGGTGCCGCTCGACCGCGACGAGGAGCCGGTCCACGAGACGTGTGGGGTCTGCGAGGAGGAGGCCGAGGAGACGGCGTACTTCGCGAAGAACTACTAA
- a CDS encoding homing endonuclease associated repeat-containing protein, whose product MVAPIPRAELIRDLQRVAEEVGEPPSGSQYDEHGEYSTSALYREFDGIPAARDAAGLDSSDQRGGANEIDREALLDAIHDLRDELGRTPRRTEMLEHGRYSETPFQREFGSWGAAVVAAGYEPYRPNSEMAKRVAVSCAYCGETRRELESQVSAQENWFCCRECKHRWQAEHVVGEQHHQYDRVTAACEWCDRDVDKKPAIMQQREIVFCDLDCYSEWCSQKRTGPDSPRWKGGGDLYYGPNWQRQRRARLELDDNTCQWCGRTESDSVDEFDRGLSVHHRKPVREFHDERGDIDWEAVNTLDNLVTLCLPCHRRIEKLPVRPQFD is encoded by the coding sequence ATGGTGGCTCCGATTCCCCGTGCGGAGCTGATTCGAGACCTTCAGCGGGTCGCGGAGGAGGTGGGAGAACCGCCATCCGGCTCACAGTACGACGAACACGGAGAGTACTCCACGTCTGCACTCTACCGGGAGTTCGACGGGATTCCTGCCGCCCGTGACGCCGCCGGATTAGACAGCAGCGACCAGCGGGGCGGGGCTAACGAGATAGACCGGGAGGCCCTGCTGGACGCGATTCACGACCTCCGCGACGAACTCGGGCGCACGCCTCGTCGCACGGAGATGCTGGAACACGGCCGGTACTCCGAGACGCCCTTCCAACGGGAGTTCGGGAGCTGGGGAGCAGCCGTCGTAGCGGCCGGATACGAACCCTACAGGCCGAACAGCGAGATGGCGAAGCGGGTGGCGGTCTCGTGTGCGTACTGTGGCGAGACACGTCGGGAACTGGAGAGTCAGGTTTCGGCGCAGGAGAACTGGTTCTGCTGTCGGGAGTGCAAACACCGGTGGCAGGCAGAGCACGTTGTCGGTGAACAGCACCACCAGTACGACCGCGTCACTGCGGCCTGTGAGTGGTGCGACAGAGATGTCGACAAGAAACCCGCCATCATGCAGCAGCGGGAGATAGTCTTCTGCGACCTTGACTGCTACTCGGAGTGGTGCTCGCAGAAGCGGACCGGGCCTGACAGCCCCCGCTGGAAGGGTGGTGGTGACCTCTACTACGGCCCGAACTGGCAGCGACAGCGCCGTGCCCGGCTCGAACTTGACGACAACACCTGCCAGTGGTGCGGTCGCACCGAGTCGGACTCGGTTGACGAGTTCGACCGCGGACTCTCCGTCCACCACCGCAAGCCCGTCCGGGAGTTCCACGACGAGCGTGGAGATATCGACTGGGAAGCGGTCAACACCCTCGATAACCTCGTCACGCTCTGCCTGCCCTGTCACAGGAGAATCGAGAAGCTTCCCGTTCGACCGCAGTTCGACTGA
- a CDS encoding AzlC family ABC transporter permease, whose amino-acid sequence MTESARDAFLAGVRAALPIIVGIVPFGLVAGAAAINAGLTLVDAVGLSVFVFAGASQLAAIDLFSQGAPLALVVVTVLVVNLRMMMYSASIAPDLLEEPRRWRALEAYLLVDQVYALSVTRFERQPETNKRWYYIGVVAPLWLTWQVCTVAGAVAGARVPAWLPLDFAVPLTFLALLVPAIEGRATGAAALVGGGVATLGVGLPLEAGLMIGALTGVLAGILAERTLGPDAAGADDDPGGGHA is encoded by the coding sequence GTGACCGAGTCGGCACGCGACGCGTTCCTCGCGGGAGTCAGGGCTGCCTTGCCCATCATCGTCGGGATCGTCCCGTTCGGGCTGGTGGCGGGCGCCGCAGCCATCAACGCGGGACTGACACTGGTGGATGCGGTCGGGCTGTCGGTGTTCGTCTTCGCGGGCGCCTCGCAGCTGGCGGCCATCGACCTGTTCAGCCAGGGCGCGCCGCTGGCGCTGGTGGTCGTGACGGTGCTGGTCGTCAACCTCCGGATGATGATGTACAGCGCCTCGATCGCACCCGACCTGCTGGAGGAGCCGCGCCGCTGGCGGGCGCTGGAGGCGTACCTGCTCGTCGACCAGGTGTACGCCCTGTCGGTGACTCGCTTCGAGCGCCAGCCCGAGACGAACAAGCGCTGGTACTACATCGGTGTGGTGGCGCCGCTGTGGCTCACCTGGCAGGTCTGTACGGTCGCAGGTGCCGTCGCCGGCGCGCGGGTCCCGGCATGGCTCCCCCTCGACTTCGCCGTCCCGCTGACCTTCCTCGCGCTGCTGGTCCCAGCCATCGAGGGCCGGGCCACGGGCGCCGCCGCGCTCGTGGGCGGTGGCGTGGCCACGCTGGGAGTGGGGCTGCCGCTCGAGGCCGGACTGATGATCGGAGCCCTCACGGGTGTACTGGCGGGCATCCTCGCCGAGCGTACCCTGGGCCCGGACGCGGCCGGCGCGGACGACGACCCGGGAGGTGGCCACGCGTGA
- a CDS encoding AzlD domain-containing protein: MSTGPPPGQQVWLVILVAGLGTYLIRASFLFLFEQIGGVPPRLERALRYVPAAVLAALVVPALLAADGSLTVVGNDRLLAGALAALVAWRTESIFATIVVGMVALVALGQVGAMV; the protein is encoded by the coding sequence GTGAGCACCGGACCACCACCCGGCCAGCAGGTGTGGCTCGTCATCCTCGTCGCCGGCCTCGGGACCTATCTCATCCGGGCATCGTTCCTGTTCCTGTTCGAGCAGATCGGCGGTGTCCCGCCGCGACTGGAGCGGGCGCTGCGGTACGTCCCGGCGGCGGTGCTGGCCGCGCTGGTCGTCCCGGCGCTACTGGCGGCCGACGGCAGCCTCACCGTCGTCGGGAACGACCGCCTGCTCGCGGGCGCGCTGGCGGCCCTCGTCGCCTGGCGGACGGAGAGCATCTTTGCGACCATCGTCGTCGGGATGGTGGCGCTCGTCGCCCTCGGGCAGGTCGGGGCGATGGTGTAA